One Microcaecilia unicolor chromosome 4, aMicUni1.1, whole genome shotgun sequence genomic region harbors:
- the ARL11 gene encoding ADP-ribosylation factor-like protein 11 codes for MGVPTSKPLQKKQARVVMMGLDFAGKSTLLYKLKRNQTVQTLPTVGFNVESVEPEKSVPLTIWDVGGQDKLRASWKDYLDDTDALIFVVDSADRARLPTAATELRRLLDHAALAEVPFLVLANKQDAPGAVKAHELGQRLRLEDCYDDRAWELRGCSAHTGEGLQEALHAISRLLKKHRQP; via the coding sequence ATGGGAGTCCCGACTTCCAAACCTCTACAGAAGAAGCAAGCCAGGGTGGTGATGATGGGGCTGGACTTCGCCGGGAAGTCCACGCTCCTGTATAAGCTGAAGAGAAACCAGACAGTGCAGACGTTGCCCACGGTGGGCTTCAACGTGGAGTCCGTGGAGCCGGAGAAGAgcgtgcccctcaccatctgggacgtgggcggcCAGGACAAGCTGCGggccagctggaaggattacctggACGACACGGACGCCTTGATCTTCGTGGTAGACAGTGCAGACAGGGCCAGGCTGCCGACGGCGGCCACTGAGCTGCGGCGGCTGCTGGACCACGCGGCCTTGGCCGAGGTGCCCTTCCTGGTCCTGGCCAATAAGCAGGACGCGCCGGGCGCGGTGAAGGCGCACGAGCTGGGGCAGCGCCTGAGGCTGGAGGACTGCTACGATGATCGCGCGTGGGAGCTGAGAGGCTGCAGCGCGCACACGGGGGAAGGGTTGCAGGAAGCCCTGCACGCGATCAGCAGACTGCTCAAAAAGCACAGGCAGCCCTAA